The following coding sequences lie in one Polyodon spathula isolate WHYD16114869_AA chromosome 15, ASM1765450v1, whole genome shotgun sequence genomic window:
- the LOC121327890 gene encoding integral membrane protein GPR180-like isoform X3 produces the protein MQAVLSSFVSETIIHSLVKSSFPPDYTGKDIFNRLQLRMKVSLNHEENNQTIPQLHFPQTWYVSYVDQHTCEEGDIIASDAILFEIMMFNPDAAGNPLDHFSAEEAGLQGFYFLLLLAYFVATCIYAQPLWQTMQKGGPMHTVLKVLSVALLLQAGAALFNYIHLSRYAQDGIGIPIMGSFAELFDMVSQIQMLYMLLSLCMGWTLSKNRKSQSKPLQWDSTPTSTGIALAAVITQGILLLWEQFEDADHHGYHAHRSMAGLLLIGLRVSLSMLLASTLYQIITVERSSLKRDFYISFAKGCFLWFLCHPTIVALSVVFNEYQREKIITITVILCQSMSVVVLYRLFLSRSLYWEVSSLSSVTLPLTMASGHKSRYYS, from the exons ATGCAAGCGGTGTTGTCTTCCTTTGTTTCTGAAACAATAATCCACAGTCTCGTCAAGAGCTCTTTCCCCCCCGACTACACAGGAAAAGACATTTTCAATAGATTGCAACTGAGAATGAAAG TTTCTTTGAACCATGAGGAGAACAACCAGACAATACCCCAGCTCCATTTCCCTCAGACATGGTATGTTAGTTATGTGGACCAGCATACCTGTGAAGAAGGTGATATCATCGCTTCAGATGCAATTCTATTTGAGATCATGATGTTCAACCCTGATGCGGCAGGGAATCCACTGGATCACTTTAGTGCAGAAGAAGCTG GTTTGCAAGGCTTCTATTTTCTGCTCTTATTGGCCTACTTTGTAGCTACTTGTATATATGCTCAACCACTATGGCAGACTATGCAAAAAGGTGGCCCAATGCACACAGTTTTAAAAGTTTTGTCTGTCGCATTGCTGCTGCAGGCCGGTGCAGCATTATTTAACTACATCCACTTGTCAAG ATATGCACAGGATGGTATTGGGATTCCTATTATGGGTAGTTTTGCAGAAC TTTTTGACATGGTTTCCCAGATTCAGATGCTATACATGCTGCTGAGTTTGTGCATGGGCTGGACTCTTAGTAAAAATCGCAAATCCCAGAGCAAACCCCTGCAGTGGGACTCCACTCCAACATCTACAGGAATTGCTTTGGCAGCTGTAATCACTCAG GGTATTTTATTACTTTGGGAGCAGTTTGAAGATGCAGATCACCACGGTTACCATGCTCATCGCAGTATGGCAGGATTGCTGCTAATTGGTTTAAGAGTGAGCCTCTCCATGTTGTTGGCTTCTACCCTTTACCAAATCATCACAGTCGAGAGAAGTTCACTTAAAAGGGACTTCTACATAAGCTTTGCAAAG GGCTGCTTTTTGTGGTTCTTGTGCCACCCAACAATTGTGGCTCTTTCTGTTGTGTTCAATGAGTACCAGAGGGAAAAG atcATTACCATTACTGTTATCCTTTGCCAATCTATGTCTGTGGTAGTACTATACAGACTCTTTCTTTCTCGCAGCCTCTACTGGGAGGTTTCATCACTGTCATCTGTTACTCTGCCACTAACCATGGCCAGCGGGCACAAAAGTCGATACTACTCATAA